A single genomic interval of Mangifera indica cultivar Alphonso chromosome 5, CATAS_Mindica_2.1, whole genome shotgun sequence harbors:
- the LOC123217707 gene encoding uncharacterized protein LOC123217707, translating into MNDDDNTQPPPPLTELILSLEQATIMAKQLPTTTNPTSLLHIYSFLHQANQRLSSFLSSNTHLPPPTAENSLSSATGAAALADENSGEPMMLADYEEEEISKTSVDKVEEKMRDCFIKNKRAKRPLSPSSVAVAEEKRLYEDGFVGGVNGFDPHAARLRALDLVYQFHG; encoded by the coding sequence ATGAACGACGACGACAATACACAACCACCGCCGCCATTAACAGAGCTTATACTATCGCTTGAACAAGCAACCATCATGGCGAAACAGCTTCCCACCACCACTAACCCCACCTCTCTTCTCCATATCTATTCCTTCCTTCATCAAGCCAATCAACgtctctcttcctttctctcctCCAATACCCATTTACCGCCACCCACCGCTGAAAATTCCCTTTCCTCTGCCACTGGTGCCGCCGCCTTAGCCGATGAAAACAGTGGAGAGCCCATGATGCTGGCTGATTATGAAGAGGAAGAGATCTCCAAGACTAGTGTTGATAAAGTTGAGGAGAAAATGAGAGattgttttatcaaaaataagaGAGCCAAGCGCCCTCTTTCGCCGTCTTCAGTTGCGGTGGCGGAGGAAAAACGGTTATACGAAGATGGGTTTGTCGGGGGGGTTAATGGATTTGATCCTCATGCGGCAAGGTTAAGAGCTTTGGATCTTGTGTACCAATTTCATGGCTGA